ATCGAGCCTGCCATCCTGGAAGCCAGAGAACGTGGGGTGAATGTTGCCGGTCCCATTGGAGCCGATTCAGTCTTTTACCAAGCAAGGGTCGGCAAGTATAGGGCAGTGATCTCCCTCTATCATGACCAAGGACATATTGCTGCAAAGACCTATGATTTTAACCAGACAATTTCAATAACCTGGAATCTCCCGTTCCTGAGAACCAGTGTGGATCATGGAACTGCCTTTAATATTGCAGGAAAGAATCTGGCCGATGCTGCTGGCATGGTTCGTGCATTGGAGGCAGCAGCAGAATACCTCCTGGCAGAAGGAGAAAAAAGATGAAACGGTTGGTACCAGTATTCCTGATGCTTGTAATTGTCATAATTCTCAGTGGTTGCGCAACCTCGGTGAAATTGCGACATATGGTCCCAGGCGAAGTGGATCTACAGGGAGGCAGGAGTCTCGCCGTTTCCTCAACATCCATGTATAGGTTCCCCTTTGGAAGACCTGTGAGCCCTTGGGTCAGTGGCCTGCAAGAGACTGATTTTACGCTCTCCACTGGCTATGATTCGAATCTTTCAGAGCGTATTGCCTCCCTTGCAACACGTAAGATTGTGCAGGCAGTGAGCGATACCCGATATTTCTCGATACTGGCTCCCGAGGCTACCGATGCCTATCTCAGTCTCTCCAAAGTAGGAGAGGATAGTGTTCGCTTGATGCGTGACAAGGGTTTTGATCTACTCATGAGTAGTGAAATCTCCTACATGGATATGGAAGAGCGTGTTGAGGGGACTGATAGACGGGAGTTTGTTACCGATAGTAGCGGTGTAAGCAGTGAGCAAGTCACCAAGCGAGAGTATTACCTTGTACAGGAAGCAACCCTTGGACTTTCATACACTATTACCCGTTTGCAAGATGGTAGAATATTGGCAAGTGAAAGCTTTACAGACAAGGAAGAGAAGCAAACCAAGATTGGGACACGGTACTATGCCCCAGATGGCAGCCATCGTGATGAGAGGAACTACAGCAGTGGTCTGGCTCCCTCTTTTGATTCACTCTTTTCACAGATCATCGGTCGAGCAGCTGAAAAGATGGCACTTCACCTAGCTCCCTCTTGGGAGACCAGGTATCTTTCACTGATGAAAAACAAGGAAAAGCTCGCTTCAGCAGATCTTGCTCATGAGTTTGCCAAGGATGGCGAATACCAGAGGGCATATCAGCAGTTCTTGTCAGTCTGGCAACAAGCAAGACAGCTTAGCAGTGGGTACAATGCATCCTTGATGCTTGCAGCCTTGGGAGATCTTCAGGCGTCTGTAGATCTTATGAATGATGTGTACAACTCAACGGGTGATAAACGCGCCCATGATACGCTCTTGATCCTACAACAAGCATTGAGTCAGGACCAACTTGCCCAACAGCAGATAAGTGGTGACTCGGTGGATGATGGACAGGGTGTAACGATGACTCAATATATGGTAATGGAGTAGCAATTGAAAGCAATGCAATCCGCTCTAATTCTGGTCTATACTGGTGATGGGAAGGGAAAGACCTCTTCTGCAATGGGGCAGTTGATTCGTGCCTTGGGTCACGGTGCACGTTGTGCAGTCGCCCAGTTCATCAAGAAGGACCCCGCTCTTCTGGATAGCGGTGAGTACCGTATTCTCAAGCAGCTTGAGGTGCCATGGAAACAGTTTGGTGCTGGTTTTTCCTGGGAAGGGGACAACAATGCAAAGAATGCTGAGCTGGCAAAAAAAGGATGGCAGCAGGTGAAGCGTTGGATATCTTCCGCTTCCTACGATCTGATTGTCCTTGACGAATTCACGTACACTCTCTCCCTTGGGTACC
This sequence is a window from uncultured Sphaerochaeta sp.. Protein-coding genes within it:
- a CDS encoding cob(I)yrinic acid a,c-diamide adenosyltransferase encodes the protein MQSALILVYTGDGKGKTSSAMGQLIRALGHGARCAVAQFIKKDPALLDSGEYRILKQLEVPWKQFGAGFSWEGDNNAKNAELAKKGWQQVKRWISSASYDLIVLDEFTYTLSLGYLDCEEVCLWLADHKNKEGFPHIVITGRNAPPQLISVVDMVSELTEVKHHLSGAKRSAQPMIEF